One genomic region from Oryzias melastigma strain HK-1 linkage group LG19, ASM292280v2, whole genome shotgun sequence encodes:
- the prrt2 gene encoding trafficking regulator of GLUT4 1, translating to MAVNTIPAAPAWSGDEQPSFLDQENSQAPVTIPSPPNTGEDLLHSSTAANTRPTRSKSKGELVIVINEKLKNGNGIHPTPADSTSPVISSPPRRQHSISYPHHNGKTRKGSRAGSIGYTSFSPRPSISRHSSIATNPPLDRSKVKDYLLLSVLACFCPVWPINIVGFVYSIMSRNSLEQGNLDGAVRLGRVAKMLSMVSLVGGTVIIIACIVNLAINVKT from the exons ATGGCTGTGAACACGATTCCAGCTGCACCTGCCTGGTCAGGCGACGAACAACCTTCCTTCCTGGATCAGGAGAACTCCCAAGCCCCCGTCACTATCCCGAGCCCCCCAAACACGGGCGAAGACCTCCTCCACAGCAGTACAGCAGCAAACACACGACCCACCCGCAGCAAATCCAAAGGAGAGCTAGTCATAGTCATCAATGAGAAACTAAAGAACG GTAACGGGATCCACCCGACACCTGCAGACAGCACCTCTCCAGTTATCTCCTCCCCTCCCAGAAGACAGCACTCCATCTCCTACCCCCATCATAACGGCAAAACTCGGAAGGGCAGCAGGGCGGGCTCCATCGGCTACACGTCCTTCTCGCCCAGGCCGTCCATTTCTCGGCATTCCAGCATTGCGACCAACCCCCCTCTGGATCGGTCCAAGGTCAAAGACTACCTCCTCCTGTCCGTGCTGGCCTGCTTCTGCCCCGTCTGGCCGATCAACATCGTCGGATTCGTCTACTCCATCATG TCCAGGAACAGCCTTGAGCAGGGAAACCTGGACGGCGCCGTGCGTCTCGGACGTGTCGCCAAGATGCTCTCCATGGTGTCATTAGTAGGAGGGACAGTCATTATCATCGCCTGCATTGTCAACCTAGCCA taAATGTGAAAACCTGA